DNA sequence from the Tachysurus fulvidraco isolate hzauxx_2018 chromosome 1, HZAU_PFXX_2.0, whole genome shotgun sequence genome:
cttcctgtcaatcattttataaacactATTATATAGGCTTATATAGATAAGATCCTGGTGGCAGAGCTTCATGATCATTGGTGGGGAGCACTTAAATATCAAACCCAgcaaacctaaaaaaaatatatatgaaatgcaTCTTCAACAATCACAGCTTCTGCTctggaaaattaatcaacaccttctgaccaaaccagaattattattattactgttgttgaCCCTTGTTGGTTGTAGCAGCCGCTGAAGCATAGCTGTAAGTCTGAGTTGTTAAGAAACTACCACCACCAAGCTTCAGATTTTACATGGAACTATATTTACTGCACTTGAGAGGCATAAAAAACAAGCACgcttaaataaatacaatttcagAGTCATGACCAAGTGTAATATATCATAATGATGGTTTGTGAAGTGTGAAGTGATTGACGGGTTAAATATTAAGATTAGCATTTATAGTTCTGCtatgtaatattatttatattattattattccatagTTGGGCCAACAGACTAAATcgaatatatacattttttagttTCTGTGATGTATAAGGCAAATATATTGACCTCACGTCTAGACAAGCAAACTGTATCattaacattgttttatttttttcagttaacTAGCACCACTCTTTAAATGGAATGGTCTTCAAATATACTACGTGTATTGCAAAGGTTTtctttttacataaaatatgcACAAGACTGAACAGAAAGTAATGGCAGTCACAGTCAAAATATGAGCAGTGACAAAGCAAATACgggtcaaaacaaaacaaaacaaaaaacaaaacaacattcaacggttttgttttttggtccAAGCGTTTACTTGGGACAGTAGGACACATATTTCGAATAGGAGCCTTTCTGATTATTGCAGATGCACTGAAGTGAATCGTTAAGTTTATAATGGCTGAAAGTAGCCCGGCTCCTGCGCACCATGTCGGtaagaacaagaagaacaaaCGGGAGTGGGAACCTGTCGCATTTTCCTGTTGCTCCTGGAACGTAACTGGACCCAGGACAGAAACCTGAGGCATACCACTTTACAATCCTCCATTATTACAGGTCCTGGAGACATTTCCAGAGCTTCTGAATTGTTGTAGTTTAAAAGAAATGACTTCTGTGAAGTCTGTCAAGTCCACAATTTCTTCAAATAAGAATCAAGACATAGCTGATGAACCCAAGTTCTGTTCCTGGATTTGTATAAACAACAatgacgacgacgacaacaacaaacCCTTAGGTGGCATTTACGGACTAGCTGCAACTCTGGAAGatgtccattaaaaaaaaagtggacaGAGCTCAGCTCATGTGGAATGAACGCACACTGGAATGTGATGGATTGctgtacaaaataaatagatgCTATCGTTCAGTGTAAGGTCTTgctgaagaagaggaagaagaagacagGGTTCTAGCAATGCTAAAAGAACAGCTTATGATTTTGTTAACCTAGACCTGCTCATTTAAAAGTCCAGGCCTTAAATCCCTGCTCAAATCACGACAAAGCATTCGTGGAATGGTCCATTTGGCGTGCTCTCAAATGAGCTGTGTAGCTAAAACCCAACGGGACGGAAAACTCCCGCAGGTTCTGATGAAGCAGCATTCGTTCAGATTGCATTGGCatgatgcttaaaaaaaaaaaaaaataataataataataaaaaaaaaaagcacaaacaacaaaaagtagGCAAGAGTCGTGTGTCGGCTAGCTAGTAGTTCAGTGTTTGTTTGGTTCTTTGTCCTAGTTCATACCTGCATTAGTGGTGTGTTATTAAGAATCCGATCAAAGCCACCTGAGGGTTTTGAAGCACATCTACCAATCAAATGTCCATGTTTTGGGTGTCGTGGTATCCCAActgttttgtttcacttttaAAACTTTCAAAATCAATTGACCAAAGGCAGCTTTCCTTCACATAAATAACAAAAGCAAtgtacattctttaaaaaaaaaaaaaaaagaatccacaGACGGTGGCTAATACACCTAAGGGGTCTGCGACATGGACAACTCTAAATACACAGAGACGTGGTGTTTAACCACACAGAGTCATTCATTTCTGGAgagtcttgtttttcttttttttttgattatcaCGCTTTGATCCCTGTTGTCATGTgaacagctgtttttttttttgggaggttttttttttccttcttcttttggACAAAAATGGAGCTTTGAAAATAATCAAGGCAGTAACGATGAAGTCAAGAAGTGATACAGTAACTAATCGAGTGGCTGATCCTGTGCTAGTGAGGAAAGTGTGTCAAGTGTCAGGTTTGGTTTCATCTCTGAGAccgtatatgtgtgtataaatatatatgtgtgtgtgtgtgtgtgtgtgtgtgtgtgtgtgtagacaggcAGCTTTGTGATGGACTGATTAGAGCCGTCGAAAGGCTAAAGGCCCCACAAGGGACCGTGGTCTTTTTCATGGGTATGAGAGAGACGTGAAGAGGGCGGAGGTCAGGTGTCGTCATCTGTGTCTTCGATCAGGACTTTGGTGTCTCGCATTTTGGATCTGAGCAGGAAAGAATGCAGAACAAGagaaataatcttttttttagttCTCCACTATGCAAATTTGTATTTGACTGTATTGCAATTTAAACCTGAGAGGGGCATTTAAAAGGAGGCATtgcctgttatttatttattcattcattcattcattcattcattcattttctaccgcttatccgaacgacctcgggtcacggggagcctgtgcctatctcaggcgtcatcaggcatcaaggcaggatacaccctggacggagtgccaacccatcgcaggacgcacacacacacacactacggacaattttccagagatgccaatcaaccaggAAAccaggaaacccccgaggcacggggagaacatgcaaactccaaacacacaaggcagaggcaggaatcgaacccccgaccctggaggtgtgaggcaaacgtgctaactactaagccaccgtggcccctatttatttattcatttattcaaaaacAGGAAAGACTGTGGCACGACCTGGGACTGTATGTCGCTAGAGAGTATTCTGTCAGAGAAGCAAGCAAGAGGTCATCAATAAAGCTGTACACGGATGATATTTGAGGTTTTTCCCTATAACCGATCATCCAAGCACATGGTGCATGGTGGCGGTAGCATCGTGGCGGTAGCATCGTGGCGGTAGCATCGTGCAGAGCGTTACTGATGACCTCTTGGTGGTTCTGTGGTACAAAGGTGAGGTAAAGGTGCTTTTACTGAGAGGCGAGGCGAGGTCGTCTCAGCGACATGCTGTAGCTCCTCTTCCAGCTCTTCTTGCCCTGTCGGTTTCTGACGCCGTCCTCCTGGTCCATCATCTGCTCCAGCAGCGTCTGGTCGTCGGCATTCAGCGGAGCCACGGAGATGTCCCGCACCGCTCGGAACTCGCCGCAGTTGTTGAGGTGCTCGTTCTCCAGGCGGAAGAAGTTCCACACGAAGCGTCTGGCAATGACAGAAAAAAGCAGGCGTTCTATAACATCCGAATGAACTTCACACAGacgtgtgttttctctctgtatctatgAGCACCATGCCATGTGCAGTAGTGCTTCTCACCTGAAGACCTCCAGTGGCGCGATAATGGTGGTCACGATGTCGGAAACATAAGCGTAGGAAGTCAGCATCCCCGCAAAGAGAGGAATGGTCCAGGCAAAGCGCAAGATGATGTCTTCTAATATGGCACCATAATAGTAGGCCTGTTGTGAAAGAGTAAAAGCGGGAAGAGCTGAAAAAGGTGCTTCTTCAAAATGTGACTGTACTAAACAGCATGTATAGTAACCTACAGGTCCGAGCCGAGTAACTGAAAGTcgaacacacactgctgtaaatcACAGAGTGCTTCGCTTACCTTCTGTGGGTAGACAATCTCCTCGCGGAGGAGCGCGTTCTCAGCGGCGTTGCGGTCGAACAGACCCCAGTCCATCTTCAGGTCCCAGATGAGCGTGTAACAGGAGTTAATTATCGAGCAGGCGATCAGCACGTAGAAGAAGACGTCCGTGTCTGAATGGTTGCCGTTGGCTGAAGAAGAGAGCAGAACAGCACTTGTTACCGGTTATGTTTTGCCTTCGTTTCCCAAGCTCATGACCCCGAGTTGGTGAAACTACAACCtttatgtttaatgtgacaATCAGAGGATGCGCTCACCTTTGTGGGTCTTGTAGAGTGCAGCAAAAGTCACCACAAAAAAGGTGGTAGAGTATTTGCCAGCGTTAACCAAGTGAGGGAAGGCACGCTTCGTGTCTCGGTAACGCCGCAGGCACTGCACGAAGCGGAACCAGGCCGGCAGACACTGGATGACGGCTCGCACGCCATATGAATAGGTGTTGCACGTAACTGATATGGTCAAATAATACAAATCAACAAAAGCAGAGAGATTCGTCATCATCATTAAGCATGGAGCGGAGCCGTGTAGTCTTCTGTCGAGTCACTCGAGCCTTACCAGTTTTAAACAAGTTATCGTTAGACATGGGCCACTGCAGCTCCACGCTGTAGAAGCAGATCAGGTACTCCAGGTCCATGAGGACGACGGACAGCGAGTTGAGCTGATCAGCCAGCCAGAAATCAGCAAAGCCCACTCTGTGGAACGGAGCGGTAACCACACGGAACTAACcagaacagaagaaagaaagagaaacattttaaaagtacGAATAAACAACAGTGATGTGCAATAAAACCTTCAATTGCTTTGTGTTTCTTCACCTGACAGACTttcaaatgttatatatatatatatatattggaaaTGCTTCTGGAGTTtcacatgtatactgtatacgaTTTGCGAAGAAGTCGGTCATTTTAAAAACACGTCTCCGAGCTCTTACCAGCAGCTTGAGGAGCCAGAAGCGGGATTTGTAGTAGCACGTCTTGAAGGGGTTGATGAGGAAAAGCAGGAAGAAGCCATAGAGCGCCAACGGACAGGCGTGAATTGGGATCTTTAAGGAATCCGAGAAGAGGCATGACAAAATGCTGACACACCACAGCATGCCAAGAAAACCTGCGATCTGGGGGGGGGGACGACACATTTTACACTGTGAAACTAAAGCAGAGGGTTAAAATAACTTGAGCAGGACAAGTCTCTGAAGCCACCCTGACGACACACTTACCTCGAACAGGTGCTGGTGCGAGAGGTTGTTGCGAGGGTTGAGCTCAAAGATAAGCACGTGATTGACGCCTGCCTGCCTCCAGCCGTACGTGTTGATGCCCAACAGGAAAAGAAACTCGATGAGCAAGAAGCCGCCGCGGTAGAGCCGTATCAGCGGCCATACGTCATCCAAGTTACTTTGAGACTGCAGTGCTTTTGCAATGCCTTTATaagcagaagagagagagagagaaagagagagagatgtactaCATTTACACAGATCCTATCACTACATACTATGGACCATTCTAGAATGCCGTTTCATAGGATTATTGTTTTCCCCCATCAGTAGTTTAGCCCCGTTTATGGTGACCATTTAGGAACAATCTAATGCCACTTAGAGAGGTTATAAGAGCTGAACCTGTGATGCTGATGGTGACCAATAATACAATAAAGACTCCACAGTAAAGTCCGACACGGAAAGTGGTCCACGCCGGTGCAGGCTGTAAtagaagagaaacaaacagtGTCGGCATGAGACgatgataatattaataaataaataaataaacggatAAAAGCGACCACAGCTTTACACCACTGAACTCTCACCTGCGCTGCACCTAAGGGAGGCACACGAAGCCTCTTCATGGCTTTCTGTCTGTCGCCGCCTTCTAATTCTGTGGTAACCAGGGTCTAGAGGAAGAAGTTGTTAAATCGGCGACAAAACCAAAATCACAAGCGTGTCACATCATTGTCACAAACCCCGTTCTGTCGTCATACCTCGGTCTCAGAGATGAGCTGGGTGATCTTCTTGCAGGTGTAGAAAGGCGCCACTTCGACGTGAGAGACCCGCCAGTCGGCCCCTCGCACCGTCTCGAAGATCTTATCGTGTTTCTTTAGGATCTTCCGGAAACCGGTGAAGTTCAGGTTCTGTAGCAGAAGAAGGAAGAAGGTTAAAGTATACCATGATTACGAGATACCGACCGAGAGAGCGGTAGAGTATTCGAAGATTGAGACCTGATAGTTCTGCAGCAGTATGAGGCTGAGGTAGAACTCGCTAAAGGCCAGCTGCAGGTCCTTGATGTTGCGGTGTTTGCAGCGCTCCTGCTGGGACAGGTGGAAGACGGCGCGTCGCCGAGGACGCAGGCCCGGGGCACGGCTGCTTTCGCGCTGGGCATCTAGAGACGACTGCAACTCATTCTGCAATGTGGCGAAGCGCCTCTGAGCCTCGGCCAGTTTCTCTGCAGATGGACACGAAGGAGACGAAAACGTTTTTAGGATCTGATGGATGAAGCCATATGCCTTTGATAGCGGTCATAATACGGCAGGAAGACACTAAATCCTGACAGATTGGggtttttgacatttttttttttttctggacatGTTCTCCAACCGTGGTTTATTGAATTCTATTATAATGGAGAGATACAAGGGCTTCCAGATCTGCATCTATGTGGAAGGATGTACTGGATTACGGTTTGCTGGCTCCAGTGTTTACATATTGAGTACCTGAATAAAATGTGTTGATTTTGGCCAGCTCCTTCTCACATGTTTGGAAGAACGTCTCCTCAAACTTGGCGTAGTATCTCTTGACTGTGTCCTCATCCGTGActagagacagagacaagagacagaatgtgagtgtgagagagagagagtgtgcgcgagtgtgtgttaACACCACTTCCATGGTTACGCAGGCAAACACGACGCAGTGGGAACGTTGCCGAGGGAATTCTTGAACTGTACCACACGTCTCtgcgctacacacacacaaaaaaaaaaaataaacataaccgCACGCATGCGTCAGATCAGTAAGGACaggattattaatataataacatcACAGAAAAGAACTAACAAGAATCGTGTGGGGAAAATTTGTGTAAAACACCGTGTTGCCAGAGAGATGTAACTGTAGGTGAGCGAATGCTGACTTCAGGGACAGAAATGTCAGGAGCAGGGCAAAGGTCCAGGAGCTAAATCCCTGTCTGTCTGAGCAACTCTGTGTgactaagagaaaaaaaagtcacgAGGCGGTCTGAAATAACACATCGGTCATCCGAAGCGTCTGTCCGACGTGGAAAAGCAGACGTCGACGAACCGTTAAAGCggtagctgttactatagaaacgatgatGCATTAGAATAAGGGATCTTCGATGTCgcttgaaaaaagaaagaaaaaaaaaattcatctgGAATCGAAACCCGGCTCAATGCTGAAACGTGGTGATGTAATAAAAGTGGGTGTTGCTTTAAAGGTATATTTGAAGTTTCAAAtaacagaaatagaaaaacagGTCCACTTGATTTTGACAAGACGACAGCTGATGGGGTTGTCACCCGCTGATAAGGAGAAAGCTGAGTAAATTTACTGTGCAAATCTTACGCTGTTCCTTTAAACTACTCATCATGTAGACAAATGGTTTTTTCCCCTGTTGTTCAGATAAGACTTAAGAACGCCGGACTGTGCGACGGCATGCTGACTTATCAAGGCGTCCTTATCGGTAACGCACGTTATCGGCGATTAAAATGTACGTAAACAGCCTGGGTAAACAAACCGAAGAGAAAATAATCGACCTGAGGCCAGGTGAAGTGATAGCGGACGAGCCGAGACGGTAGCTATAGAGGTTGCGGGACTGGGCCGCGTTGCAATGAGCTAGCGATTCAGGTCTATGGGAGGAGGGGAGTAaaaaaagcgatgaagaaaaaaaagagaaaaatttcctacattttaaaatgatacaaatataaaaatagtaaaGAAGCAATTACTGtatgcaacttttttttaaattattattattgtttaccAACGCTAAAATTATCATTAGgcttaatataaaataaataaataaataaaaaatttaattaggATTAGTGcaaaaatagaagaaatttTGTATGGAATCAGTTttaattataacacattattaaaaaaaaaaaaacctttcagcATTACATTTGTTCAAATCTGCTCACAAGTGGTACAAACATCaccagaacaacaacaaaaataaaaaattaatattagttaatattcttatttatatatatatatatatatatatatatatatatatatatatatatatatatatatatatatatatatatatatatgtttgtacaCCTTGAGCTTCACATGCTGATGGCATGTTGAACTGCATCCGCAGAAAACTCGATGAAGTGTAACGGAAAAGTAAAAAGAGGTAGAAGCTGGAAGCGAAGTCATGTTCACTCCAGATGACACTTTGCAGGAGCTCTGAAATGTGGCCGTGGTCCAAATCAAACACGGCTTTGTGAGAAAAACAGTGTGGGAACCGAACCGTAGGTTTGGGTAACCCTCGGCATGAGACCTGCAACCAGGTCAGTTTGTCTAGACTCGGGTGTGTTGAAGCCCCTGCGGTgacgcatacacacacgaacacacacgcgATGTGAGCCTGGAGCAACTGCTTTCTCACACagctggagctgtgtgtggaaCTCAAGAGGGCTGCGAAATGCTCTGGGAAATGTTTCAGATTTGCTGAAGAGCTTCTGAACAAGACATGTCGTAGCAGCTAGCAAGAGTGTCGTCACGCGTATGGGGTAACTTTTGGTCCGCCAGACAACACCAGAAACCCCTTATTTTCAGAGTAAAATTCTGAGAACGTGACCTCAGCCTCGGTCTGGCCGACATAATAACCTGTGCCCAAATTTCTCAAAATGAGGGGGTTGGTGCCTGGCAGACGGCGATGCAATACGGAGCGAACGTCACCGCTGCAGCCTCATCTTTACAGGTGCTGGAAAATCCACAATAATCAAAGCGCTCTTAACCAACACCCCTAAAAACAGCGTAAACAGAGAAAGCAGATTACTGTTATTTGCAGATAATTACAACCAACTCGAGCCCACGTCTTAGAGGAGGAAGCCTGAGCTCATTGTGAGGGGGGATTGCGGCTTTCGAGCAGCTCCGACGAACTGAAGGAAAAACAGACCAAAAATGGTGACAGCATCGCGACAAGAATCTGGGCATGATgcctgaaagtgtgtgtgtgtgtgtgtgtgtgtgtgtgtgtgtatgtgtcaaatagagacagtgtgtgtgccaaaaaaaatcattcagacCTTCTTATCGTTATTGAGACATTAGGAAACGTATCTAAAGAAACAGCATCAGGAAGCCACAAGGAAAGTAAAAAACATTTGAAGAATCTCACAGAgcatcaataaataataaaagaaagaaagaaagaaagaaagaaagaaagaacttggatgctaccaccaccaccatgcttcactgtattctaattctaattcttATATTAACCTGAATCTCCTCTCTACACCCCGGTGCTAAAACGCAGCTGTGGAATGATTCCAGTGATTACACTAACGTCCCCCCCCCAGTTAGACGACATGACTAAGCGGCACGTTTTGCACTTCTGTGATTGGTCACGGACGTGTCATTTGTAGACGACAACGCCGTATTGAAGGTCAAATCTGGCAGGTGAACAGTAATCAAAGCACGTGCTGATAATCTGTTACACCGGTCGTTTGACTGATTCTTATCGCCGATTACTCTTACgaaggaataaaacaagacGTTCGGGACATTTGTTCTGTTG
Encoded proteins:
- the xpr1b gene encoding xenotropic and polytropic retrovirus receptor 1 homolog; protein product: MKFTEHLAAHITPEWRKQYIQYEAFKEMLYSAQDQAPSIEVTDEDTVKRYYAKFEETFFQTCEKELAKINTFYSEKLAEAQRRFATLQNELQSSLDAQRESSRAPGLRPRRRAVFHLSQQERCKHRNIKDLQLAFSEFYLSLILLQNYQNLNFTGFRKILKKHDKIFETVRGADWRVSHVEVAPFYTCKKITQLISETETLVTTELEGGDRQKAMKRLRVPPLGAAQPAPAWTTFRVGLYCGVFIVLLVTISITGIAKALQSQSNLDDVWPLIRLYRGGFLLIEFLFLLGINTYGWRQAGVNHVLIFELNPRNNLSHQHLFEIAGFLGMLWCVSILSCLFSDSLKIPIHACPLALYGFFLLFLINPFKTCYYKSRFWLLKLLFRVVTAPFHRVGFADFWLADQLNSLSVVLMDLEYLICFYSVELQWPMSNDNLFKTVTCNTYSYGVRAVIQCLPAWFRFVQCLRRYRDTKRAFPHLVNAGKYSTTFFVVTFAALYKTHKANGNHSDTDVFFYVLIACSIINSCYTLIWDLKMDWGLFDRNAAENALLREEIVYPQKAYYYGAILEDIILRFAWTIPLFAGMLTSYAYVSDIVTTIIAPLEVFRRFVWNFFRLENEHLNNCGEFRAVRDISVAPLNADDQTLLEQMMDQEDGVRNRQGKKSWKRSYSMSLRRPRLASQSKMRDTKVLIEDTDDDT